A single window of Nematostella vectensis chromosome 4, jaNemVect1.1, whole genome shotgun sequence DNA harbors:
- the LOC5520363 gene encoding steroid 17-alpha-hydroxylase/17,20 lyase → MLVEFAILAASLFIFYHLFLEFRGSNLPPGPRPLPLIGNLNLLSKQMHLSFTELEKTYGKVYRLYLGHKLAIVLSGDAIKEALVRQPRNFAGRPVLNPQLKSALNRGPGLTVMDYGETWKLFRKLGHSTIKVYGENRLQDVIKDEVLELCNRLESSAGKPFDITQQFGIAVTNVICTKLFGTRYQIDDPEFLRVYEIHDKLSRIGFGGNLVTNIFPSLASILPFSEKQRDLIQIGQERYEILERKYQEHVKTFDPENIRDYTDALLKAKQDAEQEDKSSKEHLQESTIIMAGLATLFIAGSETTSTTLGWAVIYLLHNPDVQERLHKEIDDVIGRDAFPQLSKRKELPVLEAFTAETLRLANLAPLAIPHKARERSTLQGFEIPEGTTVFANLWSLHHDPTVWKDPFTFNLDRFLDEEGKFKAPVGGTFLPFGAGPRVCLGEVLARSELFLFLSRMLQRFEFVNPPGCELPSMEGDLGVVLHPMPYTVCVRSR, encoded by the coding sequence ATGTTGGTTGAGTTTGCGATCCTCGCTGCATCTCTCTTCATCTTCTACCATCTGTTCTTGGAGTTCAGAGGAAGCAACTTGCCGCCCGGTCCGCGTCCTCTCCCACTCATCGGTAACTTGAATTTACTAAGCAAGCAAATGCACTTAAGCTTTACCGAGCTCGAGAAGACATACGGCAAGGTCTACCGGCTCTACCTTGGCCACAAACTTGCGATAGTGCTCAGCGGAGATGCTATAAAAGAGGCTCTAGTTCGGCAACCGAGAAATTTTGCAGGAAGGCCCGTTCTGAATCCACAGTTAAAAAGTGCGCTAAACCGAGGTCCAGGTCTTACGGTGATGGATTATGGCGAAACATGGAAGTTGTTTCGCAAACTTGGGCATTCGACCATTAAAGTTTATGGCGAGAATCGATTGCAAGACGTGATTAAAGATGAAGTGTTGGAGCTCTGTAACCGCCTGGAGTCCTCCGCAGGCAAGCCTTTTGATATCACTCAACAGTTCGGCATCGCTGTTACTAACGTGATTTGTACGAAGCTGTTTGGAACGCGCTATCAGATAGACGACCCTGAATTCCTCCGAGTTTATGAGATCCACGATAAACTGTCTCGTATAGGATTCGGCGGAAACTTGGTCACCAATATTTTTCCTTCCCTCGCTTCTATACTTCCTTTTAGCGAAAAGCAGAGGGATCTGATACAGATCGGCCAAGAGAGATATGAAATCCTAGAGAGGAAATACCAAGAGCACGTGAAGACCTTCGACCCTGAAAATATTCGTGATTACACGGACGCTCTGctaaaagccaaacaagacGCGGAGCAGGAGGACAAGTCCAGCAAGGAACACTTGCAGGAAAGCACCATCATAATGGCAGGGCTCGCCACCCTGTTCATTGCCGGGTCCGAGACCACCTCAACCACCCTGGGATGGGCTGTCATCTACCTTCTGCACAACCCAGACGTCCAGGAACGCCTGCACAAGGagatcgatgacgtcatcggtCGGGACGCCTTTCCTCAGCTTTCTAAAAGAAAAGAGCTCCCAGTGCTAGAGGCGTTCACCGCCGAGACCCTCCGCCTTGCGAACTTGGCGCCTTTGGCCATTCCCCACAAGGCCCGCGAGCGGTCCACCTTGCAAGGGTTTGAAATCCCCGAGGGGACCACTGTGTTCGCGAATCTCTGGTCTCTCCACCACGACCCAACCGTCTGGAAGGATCCATTCACCTTCAACCTGGACCGGTTCCTGGACGAAGAAGGGAAATTCAAGGCGCCCGTTGGTGGTACCTTCCTGCCATTTGGTGCCGGTCCGAGGGTGTGTCTAGGAGAGGTTCTGGCTCGCTCTGAGCTGTTCCTATTCCTTTCACGGATGCTGCAGAGGTTCGAGTTTGTTAATCCCCCTGGCTGCGAGCTTCCATCTATGGAGGGGGACCTGGGCGTGGTACTGCACCCCATGCCCTACACTGTGTGCGTCCGATCACGTTAA
- the LOC5507287 gene encoding ankyrin repeat domain-containing protein 13D, with the protein MATAGEKDFLSAPPSKLNRDQIASEFPLHWFVWNRDASSLEEELALDRNNKEKKDPRGRTALHLAVTLGYVDCVKALVHGGCDANAINQEGWNVSQEAISTGDPEIVSHVLQHRDFQRGSQRLAGIPDLLEELKAATDFYVEMKWEFTSWVPFMSRMCPSDTYKIYKSGAAVRVDTTLLGFDQNEWQRGNRTYVFKADDKGGTFLEIDHERRRVWTETLSLRNDIRDLDSTKPSEEVITSRMTSPLVTTILDTDKIAFQRHKTMWGWGGDKTETVDDYECKVYTASGVEVVTKTRVEHLADEDRKQTQTFPVPQGIAGSGLQSFLGIEEENQLNPAEDEDNLASMDPLSNNPYRMTLEEYFNPPTVKDGRDVGKLKEMSVKKQKFRATISMADPYPLSLQEQVLPIIKLLAISNAHFAKLRDFIALHLPSGFPVKIEIPLFHVLNAKITFANINALESDVTGVNVAREPIMSEQPEEGVASSQNPLTAKCKIEEMCFEVPTGYRQVKVGEQAAVIRDEEDELLQLAIQQSLLEYGGGQVDAEQIAIRESLSDEDVMLQRAIRESIKDYGAPEGNEGVATPITDPTPPLDNEDDTEDELLLAMALSEQQQEEDEKRRRREEEELQRVLQLSMSIK; encoded by the exons ATGGCGACGGCGGGAGAGAAAGACTTTCTTAGTGCTCCCCCGTCGAAATTAAACCGTGATCAGATTGCGTCCGAATTCCCTTTGCACTGGTTCGTATGGAACAGGGATGCATCTTCACTCGAAGAAGAGCTTGCCCTCGATAGA aacaacaaagaaaagaaGGATCCTCGAGGCCGAACTGCTCTTCATTTAGCCGTGACTCTAGGATATGTAGATTGTGTCAAGGCTTTGGTACACGGCGGATGCGATGCGAATGCTATCAACCAAGAAGGCTGGAATG TTTCCCAGGAAGCAATCAGCACAGGCGACCCAGAGATTGTATCTCATGTGCTACAACACAGGGATTTCCAGAGAGGAAGTCAACGACTTGCGGGTATTCCAGACCTTCTGGAAGAGCTTAAGGCT GCAACAGATTTTTATGTGGAAATGAAATGGGAATTCACTAGTTGGG tGCCATTCATGTCAAGGATGTGCCCAAGTGATACTTATAAGATATACAAAAGCG GAGCTGCTGTTCGTGTTGATACAACATTATTGGGATTTGATCAAAATGAATGGCAAAGAGGGAACAGAACATATGTCTTTAAAGCTGATG ATAAAGGTGGAACATTCCTAGAGATTGACCATGAGCGAAGAAGAGTATGGACAGAGACACTGAGCCTTAG GAATGATATAAGGGATCTGGACTCTACCAAGCCATCAGAGGAAGTGATAACCTCAAGGATGACATCTCCTTTGGTGACAACTATACTGGACACTGATAAGATTGCGTTCCAGAG ACATAAGACcatgtgggggtggggtggagaCAAAACCGAGACTGTAGATGACTATGAGTGCAAGGTGTACACGGCTAGTGGTGTGGAGGTGGTCACGAAAACGAGGGTTGAACACCTGGCAGATGAAgacagaaaacaaacacaga CTTTTCCAGTGCCCCAGGGAATTGCAGGGAGTGGTCTACAGTCATTTCTTGGAATTGAAGAGGAAAATCAATTGAATCCTGCTGAG GATGAAGATAACCTTGCCTCAATGGATCCATTGTCAAATAACCCTTACAGAATGACTTTAGAGGAGTACTTCAACCCACCGACTGTCAAGGATGGACGAG ATGTAGGCAAGCTTAAAGAAATGTCAGTCAAGAAGCAGAAGTTTCGTGCAACCATCTCTATGGCCGACCCGTACCCACTGTCTCTCCAAGAGCAGGTTCTACCTATTATTAAACTACTG GCGATAAGTAATGCCCACTTTGCCAAGTTGAGAGACTTCATTGCATTGCATCTCCCGTCTGGCTTCCCTGTAAAAATAG AAATTCCACTGTTCCATGTCCTGAATGCCAAGATCACATTTGCAAACATCAATGCCCTTGAGAGTGATGTCACAGGGGTCAATGTGGCACGTGAACCAATCATGAGCGAGCAGCCAGAAGAGGGCGTGGCCTCATCACAGAACCCGCTGACGGCAAAATGCAAGATAGAGGAGATGTGTTTTGAGGTGCCCACCGGTTACAGACAAGTTAAAGTGGGAGAACAGGCTG CTGTCATTCGTGATGAAGAAGACGAACTGCTACAGTTGGCAATACAACAGAGCTTGCTCGAGTATGGAGGGGGGCAAGTCGATGCCGAGCAGATCGCTATCCGCGAGTCACTATCAGACGAGGATGTCATGCTGCAGAG GGCAATTCGCGAAAGCATTAAGGACTATGGTGCACCTGAGGGTAACGAGGGGGTTGCCACGCCCATTACcgaccccacccctcccttggATAACGAGGATGACACGGAGGACGAGCTCCTTTTGGCTATGGCGCTATCCGAGCAGCAACAAGAGGAGGACGAGAAACGACGCAGGCGAGAGGAAGAAGAACTGCAGCGGGTGTTGCAGTTGTCCATGTCCATCAAATGA